A window of the Caretta caretta isolate rCarCar2 chromosome 21, rCarCar1.hap1, whole genome shotgun sequence genome harbors these coding sequences:
- the TNNI1 gene encoding troponin I, slow skeletal muscle, with protein sequence MLAKAKEAWEQDQVDKQAEKERYLAERITQLRTSGLSFSQLQDLCRELHEKVEIVDEERYDIEAKCIHNTREIKNLKLKVLDLRGKFKRPPLRRVRVSADAMLRALLGSKHKVSMDLRANLKSVKKEDTEKERPVEVGDWRKNVEAMSGMEGRKKMFDAAKSPTGQ encoded by the exons ATGCTAGCCAAAGCCAAGGAAGCATGGGAACAAGATCAAGTGGACAAGCAAGCGGAGAAGGAGAGATACCTGGCTGAGCGGATCACACAACTGCGGACCAGCGGGCTGTCCTTCAGCCAGCTGCAG GATCTGTGCAGGGAGCTGCACGAGAAGGTAGAAATCGTGGATGAGGAGCGGTACGACATCGAAGCAAAATGCATCCACAACACCAGAGAG ATCAAAAACCTGAAGCTGAAAGTGCTCGACCTGCGGGGGAAGTTCAAGCGGCCCCCACTGCGCCGTGTCCGCGTCTCCGCGGACGCCATGCTGCGGGCCCTGCTCGGCTCCAAGCACAAAGTCTCCATGGACCTGAGAGCCAACCTGAAATCTGTCAAGAAGGAGGACACGGAGAAG GAGCGCCCTGTGGAAGTGGGTGACTGGCGCAAGAACGTGGAGGCCATGTCGGGCATGGAGGGCAGGAAGAAGATGTTTGATGCTGCCAAATCTCCGACAGGCCAGTGA